A genomic segment from Gracilimonas sediminicola encodes:
- a CDS encoding YCF48-related protein, whose protein sequence is MLEAELCKKFGFFSAGDSIGNDALTNVVIGEIMSIKYFLSFFLALLLSFSAYSQSLYQLDPETGVYLRELTLIDETTGFLVGNSGTMKITKDAGSNWEPVNSPTSGTIWGSYFINDQIGWITGDNGYYAKTSDGGNTWSQLIITSDSNERITDIKFFDENKGYASGSDGHLFFTNDGGETWNERYYEASLSPIFFNSVYIKSINEVFTGAANSRIFRTTDGGVSWAEVNYVSGGEGINNFYFIGNTGYAAGGEGLILKTTNGGSSWSDISYPTDSDLRGVYFTDANVGYISGNDGILLKTTNGGSSWSVIDLGTTNTLYFLTGINSNIYTGGASGTLFSTVEPETVDITSISEARSLADNSVVGTEGVVTRVQGSYARIQDETAGIAIFNESGAFRDAITNGQIQKGDSLRIIGLLQNNKGLAEIAGELEFEVLSSGNDLPIAQEVTLNELGQNSEELESKVIRLTGIGIIETDDLLFNENVFYSSTDKFGGVSDVKIYVDAEESVDIIGSTIPDHAFTYTGILSQYDTTDNNVGGYRLIPIEGSDIVEDTEPATVTISFPESISDTVGADIEIPVTLEFDKAATFESFEFSLLYNPQVMDIYELSMDSSVIADFDTMGNRNQTGSIFFTGAGSEEVFNPGNLLTLKVKLLEPGASDLSWNSLFFNEGEPVANPVNGTVEVMDIPRKCGDVTNDGQVTNEDATWILRHGVRLTPQFPLANEDSVYADVTANGWISSYDAAQILKDVVQLDRIFNCAGIASKQAEPLIADWNWRIVEQENEVTIPLEIDISAGMLESVDLEVNIPHGYTFEGFKNKQSGWMNAINQRAGKLYISMIGLGEEERAQLGELIFSGDGSVSDFTATSNLNEVIASQIAPTSSSELPAEFKLYQNYPNPFNPKTTIRYALPEQGLVQLTIYNALGQEVAQLVNEMKPTGTYSVVWNAGDMASGVYVYKITLGNAELTRKLMLIK, encoded by the coding sequence ATGCTTGAAGCCGAACTTTGTAAAAAGTTCGGCTTTTTTTCTGCGGGAGATTCAATAGGCAATGATGCACTAACTAATGTGGTAATTGGGGAAATTATGTCTATTAAATACTTTTTAAGCTTCTTTCTAGCATTATTGCTTTCATTTAGTGCTTACTCTCAATCTTTATATCAACTAGATCCAGAAACGGGAGTATACCTTCGGGAACTGACGTTGATAGATGAAACAACAGGATTTTTAGTCGGGAATAGCGGGACAATGAAAATAACAAAAGATGCAGGAAGTAACTGGGAGCCTGTAAATTCACCTACTTCAGGCACTATTTGGGGGTCTTATTTTATTAACGATCAGATAGGATGGATAACGGGTGATAATGGGTATTACGCTAAAACAAGCGATGGTGGGAACACTTGGTCTCAATTAATTATTACCAGTGACAGTAACGAGCGCATAACAGACATAAAGTTTTTTGATGAAAATAAAGGGTATGCTTCAGGGTCTGATGGGCATTTATTTTTCACAAATGATGGTGGGGAGACTTGGAACGAACGGTATTATGAAGCAAGCCTTTCGCCTATTTTTTTCAACTCTGTTTATATAAAATCGATCAACGAAGTATTTACAGGGGCTGCCAATTCAAGAATTTTTCGAACAACTGATGGGGGTGTTTCTTGGGCTGAGGTTAATTATGTGTCAGGAGGTGAAGGAATCAACAATTTCTATTTCATCGGGAATACCGGATATGCGGCCGGAGGTGAAGGACTAATACTTAAAACAACTAATGGTGGTAGTTCATGGTCCGACATTTCATATCCTACAGATTCTGATCTCAGAGGGGTTTATTTCACAGATGCAAATGTGGGATATATATCTGGAAACGATGGTATACTATTAAAAACAACAAATGGCGGTTCCAGTTGGTCAGTCATAGATTTGGGTACAACAAATACTCTATATTTTTTAACAGGAATTAATTCGAATATCTATACGGGTGGGGCTTCAGGCACCCTATTCTCTACAGTAGAGCCTGAGACTGTAGACATAACCTCAATTTCTGAAGCAAGATCATTGGCAGATAATTCTGTTGTTGGCACAGAAGGGGTGGTGACAAGGGTTCAGGGGAGCTATGCCAGAATTCAGGATGAAACAGCTGGAATTGCAATTTTCAATGAAAGCGGAGCTTTTCGTGATGCTATTACAAATGGACAAATTCAGAAGGGTGATTCACTAAGGATCATAGGGTTACTTCAAAACAACAAGGGACTGGCTGAAATAGCAGGAGAATTGGAGTTTGAAGTCTTATCAAGCGGAAATGATTTGCCTATTGCCCAAGAGGTCACTTTAAATGAGTTGGGGCAAAATAGTGAGGAACTTGAAAGCAAAGTTATTCGTCTTACAGGGATTGGAATTATAGAAACAGATGATCTCCTGTTTAACGAAAATGTATTCTATTCATCAACAGATAAATTTGGTGGAGTATCAGATGTTAAGATATATGTGGATGCCGAGGAATCCGTGGATATTATTGGTTCAACGATTCCTGATCATGCGTTTACCTATACGGGAATTTTGAGTCAGTACGATACAACAGACAATAATGTCGGAGGATACCGACTTATACCGATTGAAGGTTCAGATATAGTTGAAGATACAGAACCTGCAACGGTAACTATTTCTTTTCCAGAATCCATATCAGATACGGTTGGAGCTGACATTGAAATTCCGGTTACATTGGAGTTTGATAAAGCTGCCACATTCGAATCGTTCGAATTCAGCTTGTTATATAACCCTCAGGTCATGGATATATACGAACTCTCAATGGACAGCTCGGTGATTGCTGACTTTGATACGATGGGTAACCGAAATCAAACCGGGAGTATTTTTTTTACAGGAGCAGGTTCAGAAGAAGTCTTTAATCCAGGGAACTTATTAACCTTAAAAGTAAAGTTGTTAGAACCTGGAGCTTCTGACCTCAGCTGGAATAGCTTATTTTTTAACGAGGGAGAACCGGTAGCAAATCCGGTAAATGGTACCGTTGAAGTAATGGATATTCCAAGAAAATGCGGGGATGTTACCAACGACGGCCAGGTAACCAACGAAGATGCCACCTGGATTCTGCGGCATGGGGTGCGGTTGACGCCACAATTTCCTTTAGCTAATGAAGATTCCGTTTATGCTGATGTGACCGCTAATGGTTGGATTTCTTCCTATGATGCCGCCCAGATTTTGAAAGATGTGGTACAGCTGGACCGTATTTTCAATTGTGCCGGGATAGCTTCAAAACAAGCTGAACCACTGATTGCTGATTGGAACTGGCGCATAGTAGAACAGGAAAACGAGGTAACGATTCCACTTGAAATTGACATTTCAGCCGGTATGCTTGAGTCGGTAGACCTGGAAGTGAACATTCCACATGGATACACATTTGAAGGGTTTAAAAACAAACAATCCGGATGGATGAACGCCATCAATCAAAGAGCTGGAAAGTTATATATCTCTATGATTGGCCTGGGTGAAGAAGAGAGAGCACAGCTTGGTGAATTGATATTTTCGGGAGATGGTTCGGTGTCTGATTTTACCGCAACCAGTAATTTAAACGAAGTGATAGCTTCTCAAATAGCCCCAACTAGTAGTTCTGAATTACCGGCTGAGTTTAAACTCTATCAAAACTACCCGAATCCCTTTAATCCAAAAACAACCATTCGATATGCCTTACCTGAACAGGGATTAGTGCAGCTGACCATTTATAATGCTTTAGGGCAGGAAGTAGCGCAGCTCGTAAATGAGATGAAGCCAACGGGGACTTATTCTGTGGTTTGGAATGCCGGTGATATGGCTAGTGGGGTGTATGTCTATAAAATTACTCTTGGGAATGCAGAGTTAACAAGAAAATTAATGCTAATTAAGTGA